DNA from Variovorax sp. PBL-H6:
CGACCAGGTTCACGTCGCGCACCATGCGGCCGATGAGCCGCTCTATGCGCCGCTGGTATTTGAGGACAAGCAATTCGAATGCCTTCTGATCGCCCGCGACGGTGCGCTGGACCAGCTGGAAATCGACCTCTCCTGCTCTCGGTGCGGCGATCGGCACATCAGTCAGACCTGCATCGGGCGGCACGGGCGGCGGAGCTGCGGTCATGAAAGAGGATGTTGCGCGCCAGTGGGCGCGGATCGGGCGTCGCCTTGGGCACGGCTCGCCGGAATGGGGCGCGAATATACCGCACGGCGCAAGTTCTGCCAGCGGTCCGGCATGGTGCGTTGCTCCAGCCACATCCACCTGCAGGCGTCCCCCATCCCGGTCATGCGCACGAGAAGCCACGACTGGCCATCGAGGGCGATCCGGGCGCGGGCCGCTTGCGAGCCCGTCGCGCCCCGGATCGACCAACGCGAGCCGTCGAAATCCAGTACATCGGACGAAACGCGGTGAAGCGAGCCTTTCCATGCAGCCATGCTCGTTCCGAGGACGCAAAGCGCCAGCAGCCCGGTGCGCCAGTCCATCTTGCCCGACCGAGCGCATGCCGCCACCGCGCAGCACGCGCCGCTGATCCAAAGGACGAGCAAGAGCCGGCCCGCAATACGCGAACGTCCCACCGGGTAGCTCACCGACGGGGCGCCGTGCATGGGTACTGGGATTTCAAGCGCGCTTGAACACCAGCGTGCCGTTGGTGCCGCCGAACCCGAAGTTGTTCTTCACGGCGACATCGATCTTGACATCGCGCGCCTCATTGGCGCAGTAGTCGAGGTCGCACTCTGGATCCTGATTGAAGATGTTGATCGTCGGCGGACTCTTCTGATGATGGATTGCCAGCACGGTGAACACCGACTCGATGCCCCCGGCCCCCCCGAGCAGGTGGCCGGTCATGGACTTGGTCGAATTCACCACCATCCTCCCGGCATGCTCGCCAAAGGCCTTCTTGATCGCGTTGGTCTCGTTGAGGTCGCCGAGTGGCGTCGAGGTACCGTGTGCGTTGAGATACTGGACCTGGTCGGGGTTGACGCCGGCGTTGCTCAGCGCCGCCACCATCGAGCGACGCGGCCCATCGACGTCTGGAGCGGTCATGTGGAAGGCGTCGGCGCTCATGCCAAAACCGGCGACCTCGGCGTAGATCTTGGCTCCGCGGGCTTTGGCTCGCTCATATTCCTCGAGCACCACCACTCCAGCGCCTTCGCCGAGCACGAAGCCGTCACGGTCGCGATCCCAGGGACGGGAGGCCGTGGCCGGGTCGTCATTGCGCGTCGACAACGCGCGCGCCGCGGCGAACCCACCGATGCCGAGTGGCGAGACCGTGGACTCGGCACCGCCAGCAATCATCACATCGGCGTCGCCATACTCGATCATCCGAGCGGAGGTGCCAATCGAATGCAGACCGGTAGTACAGGCCGTAACGATCGCAATGTTCGGCCCCTTGAATCCGTACTGGATCGACACATGGCCGGAGATCATGTTGATGATCGACGCGGGCACGAAGAAGGGCGACACGCGGCGCGGACCGCGATTGGTCAGCTCGGCATGCGTCGCCTCGATCATGGGAAGGCCACCGATGCCCGAGCCGATGTTGCAGCCGATGCGCACGGCGTCTTCGTGGGAAAGTGCATCGCCGGTCGGTAGACCACTGTCCTGCACCGCTTGCATGGCAGCGGCCAAGCCGAGATGGATGAAGCGATCCATATGGCGCGCTTCCTTCTCGGCGATGTACTGAGTAATGTCGAAGCCCTTCACCTCGCCTGCGAACTTGCAAGCAAAAGCGCTCGCATCGAAACTGGCAATGGTGTCGATACCCGACTTTCCGGCGAGCAGATTGGCCCAGGACTCGGAGACGGTATTTCCGACAGGGGCAATGCAACCGAGTCCGGTCACAACGACGCGGCGTTTGGTCATGCCGGCAAACCTTTCTGGAGGCACTGAGACCCTCGGACGGCCTTCACGATCATGGCAGCCGCGGACCGATGCGGGAACCCAGCGTGGCCGATATCAGGCCTTTTGATTCTTGGTGGCGTAATCGACCGCATTCTGGACGGTCGTGATCTTCTCGGCGTCTTCATCGGGGATCTCGATGCCGAACTCGTCTTCGAGTGCCATCACCAGTTCGACCGTGTCGAGCGAGTCCGCACCGAGGTCCGCGACGAAAGCCTTCTCGTTGGTGACCTGGGACTCTTCAACGCCGAGTTGCTCGGCAATGATTTTCTTGACACGTGCTTCGATATCGCTCATTTGCTTCCCTCTGAGGGTTGTAGGTAATCGATGATTTTAGCCGGCCAGATCACGGCATTCAGACCTGACCCAGCCGACAAAGGAATTGCGTCTTGCGTTCACATATGCATGCCGCCATTGACATGCAGCTCCTGCCCTGTCACATAAGCGGCCTGAGGCGAAGCCAGGTAGGCGACGGCATGGGCGATATCTGCCGGCTTGCCGAGATGGCCAAGCGGGATTTGCGCCAGCAGCGCCTGCTGCTGGGCTTGCGGCAGGTTGGCCGTCATGTCGGTTTCGATGAAGCCGGGCGCGACACAGTTGACGGTGATATTGCGGCTGCCAAGCTCGCGTGCCAGCGCGCGCGTCATGCCGGCGACGCCGGCCTTGGCGGCGGCGTAGTTGGCCTGGCCGGCATTCCCCGACGCCCCGACCACGCTGGTGATGCTGATGATGCGGCCGTACCTCTGCTTCATCATAGGACGGATCGCCGCACGCGAGAGGCGGAAAACGGCGTTGAGATTGGTGTCGAGCACCGCATTCCAGTCCTCATCCTTCAGGCGCATGGCCAGCATGTCGCGCGTGATCCCGGCGTTGTTGACCAGCACGTGAATAGCTCCATAGGCTTTGACGATCTGGTCGATCAACGCCTCGACCGCCGGGCCGTCATTCACGTCGAGCGTCAAGCCGCGTCCGCCATGAGCGCCAAGCGCGGCGGTGATCCGGTTGGCGCCCTCCTCGGTAGTGCCGGTGCCGATGACCTGCAGCCCACGATGCGCGAGTTCGAGCGCGATTGCCGCCCCGATACCGCGCGAGGCGCCAGTGACCAGAGCCACCTGGCCTTCGAATTTGGGAATGCTCATTGGAGAGGGATGTTGAGGCTCGGCGCTCAGGCGCCGAGCAGTTGCTGGGTTTCCGCCCGGGTCGCCGGGTCGTAGACGGAGGCGGCGACGAGTTCAGGCGAAATGCGCTTGGCCATTCCGGCGAGCACCTTGCCAGGCCCGCACTCGACGATGACCTCCATGCCGCGTGCTTTCAAAGCCAGCACGCTTTCGACCCAGCGCACGGGGCCCGCTGCCTGGCGAACCAGGGCGTCGCGGATCCGGTCGGCGTCGGTTTCCACCGCCACGTCGATGTTGTTGAGGATCGGGATCTGCGGTACTGCCAGGCTCACAGATGCCAGCCGTTGGCGCAAGGCTTCTGCAGCCGGCCGCATCAGGCTGGAATGGAAGGGCGCCGATACCGGCAACGGGAGCGCGCGCTTGGCACCCTGGGCCTTGAGCACCTCGCAGGCCTTGTCGACCGCGGCCTTGCTGCCGGCGATCACCGTCTGCATCGGGTCGTTGAAGTTCACGGCCTCGACAACTTCGTCGCTGGCGAGCCCGAACGCGGCGGTCACCTCTGCGCAGCCCGCCTTCACCTTTTCCGCGTCCATGCCGAGGACCGCTGCCATCGCGCCCGCGCCCACCGGCACGGCCTGCTGCATTGCCTCTGCACGAAAACGCACCAGCGGCACCGCCTGTGCCAGCGTGAGCACGCCGGCAGCGACGAGCGCGGAATACTCGCCAAGCGAATGGCCGGCGACGAACGCCGGCTTGGCACCGCCTTCGGCCAGCCAGGCCCGCCAGGCCGCAACGCCCGCCACCAGCATGACTGGCTGGGTATTCGTGGTGAGCCCCAGCGCCTCCTTCGGGCCCTCGCGGATCAGGCGCGCGACATCCTCGTCCAGCGCGTCAGAGGCTTCACGCAGGGTCTCAAGCACGGCATGGTGATCCCCCCAGGCATCAAGCATGCCGACCGCCTGCGAGCCCTGGCCCGGGAATACGAAAGCGAAGGATTTCATTGTGGTCTCCGTTGCACGCCCCGCCGTCCGACCAGGGCGGCGCATCGCACTACATATTCAATAGCACCGCGCCCCAGGTGAAGCCCCCGCCTACGCCTTCGAGCATGACCGTGTCGCCCTTCTTCACCTTGCCCGCACGGACTGCCTCGTCCAATGCCAGTGGAATGGAGGCCGCAGAGGTGTTGCCATGCTCGTTGACCGTCACGATCAGCTTTTCGAGCGGCAGCTTGAGCTTTCGCGCGGTGCCTTCCATGATGCGGATGTTGGCCTGATGGGGAATCAGCCAGTCGATCTCCGTGTTGTCCTTGCCGGCCTTCTGCAGGCAGGCGCGCGCGGCCTCCTCCAGCACGCGGACCGCGAGCTTGAACACGGCCTGACCGTCCATATGAAGCAGCGGGGTGCCGAGCACATTGCCACCCGAGACATGGCCGGGCACGCACAGAATGCCGACGTGCTTGCCGTCGGCATGCAGATCGCTGGCAAGAATGCCGGGCTCGGTGCTGGCTTCTAGCACCACCGCGCCGGCGCCATCGCCGAACAGCACGCAAGTGGTGCGGTCGTTGAAATTGAGGATGCGTGAGAACACTTCCGCACCGATGACAAGCGCGCACTTGGCGCTTCCCGTGCGGATCATCGCGTCCGCCACTGTCAAGGCGTAAACGAAGCCGCTGCACACGGCCTGTACGTCAAATGCAGCGCAGCCGGCGATACCCAGCTTATTCTGAAGAATGGCCGCTGAGGAAGGAAACACCATGTCGGGCGTCGAAGTCGCGACGATGATCAAGTCGACCTCGGCAGCGCTGCGGCCCGCAGCCTCGAGCGCATGCCTCGCGGCCTGAACTCCCAGATCGCTGCTGGTCACCTCCGGTGCAGCAAAGTGGCGCGCACGGATGCCGGTCCGCTCGACGATCCACTGATCAGAGGTTTCGATGCCGCGCGCCGCGAGTTCGCGGGCGAGGTCGTCGTTGGTCACTCGACGGGGCGGCAGGTAGCTGCCGGTGCCGGTGATGCGGGAAAAAAAAGTCATCAAACGTGGAGCGCCGCGGTGTCGACCGGCGTCGCCGGCTCTTGCCGGGCGAGCAATGGCGCGGCGTGGGCGATGCGGGCCCGCACGCGATCGAGCAGGTTGTTGCGAGCGGCATCATAAGCGCGATCGAGCGCATGACCGAAAGCCACTTCGTCCGCAGAGCCATGGCTCTTGAATACCAGCCCGCGCAGCCCGAGCAGGGCCGCGCCGTTGTACCGGCGATGGTCCAGGCGACGCTTGAGC
Protein-coding regions in this window:
- the fabF gene encoding beta-ketoacyl-ACP synthase II, encoding MTKRRVVVTGLGCIAPVGNTVSESWANLLAGKSGIDTIASFDASAFACKFAGEVKGFDITQYIAEKEARHMDRFIHLGLAAAMQAVQDSGLPTGDALSHEDAVRIGCNIGSGIGGLPMIEATHAELTNRGPRRVSPFFVPASIINMISGHVSIQYGFKGPNIAIVTACTTGLHSIGTSARMIEYGDADVMIAGGAESTVSPLGIGGFAAARALSTRNDDPATASRPWDRDRDGFVLGEGAGVVVLEEYERAKARGAKIYAEVAGFGMSADAFHMTAPDVDGPRRSMVAALSNAGVNPDQVQYLNAHGTSTPLGDLNETNAIKKAFGEHAGRMVVNSTKSMTGHLLGGAGGIESVFTVLAIHHQKSPPTINIFNQDPECDLDYCANEARDVKIDVAVKNNFGFGGTNGTLVFKRA
- the acpP gene encoding acyl carrier protein, with amino-acid sequence MSDIEARVKKIIAEQLGVEESQVTNEKAFVADLGADSLDTVELVMALEDEFGIEIPDEDAEKITTVQNAVDYATKNQKA
- the fabG gene encoding 3-oxoacyl-ACP reductase FabG; this translates as MSIPKFEGQVALVTGASRGIGAAIALELAHRGLQVIGTGTTEEGANRITAALGAHGGRGLTLDVNDGPAVEALIDQIVKAYGAIHVLVNNAGITRDMLAMRLKDEDWNAVLDTNLNAVFRLSRAAIRPMMKQRYGRIISITSVVGASGNAGQANYAAAKAGVAGMTRALARELGSRNITVNCVAPGFIETDMTANLPQAQQQALLAQIPLGHLGKPADIAHAVAYLASPQAAYVTGQELHVNGGMHM
- the fabD gene encoding ACP S-malonyltransferase, whose protein sequence is MKSFAFVFPGQGSQAVGMLDAWGDHHAVLETLREASDALDEDVARLIREGPKEALGLTTNTQPVMLVAGVAAWRAWLAEGGAKPAFVAGHSLGEYSALVAAGVLTLAQAVPLVRFRAEAMQQAVPVGAGAMAAVLGMDAEKVKAGCAEVTAAFGLASDEVVEAVNFNDPMQTVIAGSKAAVDKACEVLKAQGAKRALPLPVSAPFHSSLMRPAAEALRQRLASVSLAVPQIPILNNIDVAVETDADRIRDALVRQAAGPVRWVESVLALKARGMEVIVECGPGKVLAGMAKRISPELVAASVYDPATRAETQQLLGA
- a CDS encoding beta-ketoacyl-ACP synthase III; this translates as MTFFSRITGTGSYLPPRRVTNDDLARELAARGIETSDQWIVERTGIRARHFAAPEVTSSDLGVQAARHALEAAGRSAAEVDLIIVATSTPDMVFPSSAAILQNKLGIAGCAAFDVQAVCSGFVYALTVADAMIRTGSAKCALVIGAEVFSRILNFNDRTTCVLFGDGAGAVVLEASTEPGILASDLHADGKHVGILCVPGHVSGGNVLGTPLLHMDGQAVFKLAVRVLEEAARACLQKAGKDNTEIDWLIPHQANIRIMEGTARKLKLPLEKLIVTVNEHGNTSAASIPLALDEAVRAGKVKKGDTVMLEGVGGGFTWGAVLLNM